One Syntrophus gentianae DNA window includes the following coding sequences:
- the pstB gene encoding phosphate ABC transporter ATP-binding protein PstB → MDVNFYYGQFRALTDITMDFEKNRVTALIGPSGCGKSTLLRLLNRMNDLIDGSRVEGQVIFEDKNIYAADVDPVEVRRRIGMVFQKPNPFPKSIFDNITYGPKLHGVKKRSDIEQLVEVSLKQSVLWEEVKDILNRSAMTLSGGQQQRLCIARALAMKPDVLLMDEPTSALDPISTAKIEELIDELRENYTIIIVTHNMQQAARISGMTGFFYLGKLIEFSSTEKIFTNPEKKQTEDYITGRFG, encoded by the coding sequence ATGGACGTCAATTTCTACTATGGCCAGTTTCGGGCATTGACCGATATTACCATGGATTTCGAAAAGAACCGGGTTACAGCCCTTATCGGTCCTTCAGGTTGCGGAAAGTCCACGCTCCTTCGACTGCTTAACCGGATGAACGATCTGATCGATGGGTCGAGAGTCGAGGGACAGGTTATCTTTGAAGACAAAAATATTTACGCAGCCGATGTCGATCCCGTCGAGGTTCGGCGCAGGATCGGCATGGTTTTTCAAAAACCGAACCCCTTTCCTAAGAGCATCTTTGACAACATTACCTATGGGCCGAAACTTCATGGCGTGAAAAAGAGAAGCGATATCGAGCAACTGGTCGAAGTGAGCCTCAAACAGTCCGTTCTGTGGGAAGAGGTGAAGGACATCCTGAACCGCTCGGCCATGACGCTTTCCGGCGGTCAGCAGCAACGGCTCTGCATTGCCCGCGCTCTGGCCATGAAACCCGACGTTCTGCTTATGGATGAACCGACCTCCGCTCTGGATCCTATCTCCACGGCAAAGATCGAGGAACTCATCGATGAACTCAGAGAAAATTATACCATTATCATCGTGACCCATAACATGCAGCAGGCGGCCCGCATTTCCGGGATGACAGGGTTCTTCTATCTCGGTAAGCTGATTGAATTCAGCTCTACGGAAAAGATCTT
- the pstA gene encoding phosphate ABC transporter permease PstA, whose protein sequence is MNLKWRYLKQNLFLGAATLCVLAIVLSLGGILYYIFLNGFQAVNWEFLTSPPRDSMTKGGVFPAILGTLYLTVGAILVALPLGIASAVYLTEYARQGKMIRIIRLGVNCLAGIPSVVFGLFGLGFLVVFLEIGSCILSGALTLGILILPTIIGASEEALKAVPQTFREASLALGVSKWRTISSIVLPNAMPGILTGSILGIGRAAGETAPIMFTAAAFFTAKLPSSIFDEVMALPYHIYVLATAGTRIEETRPLQFGTVLVLVALVLGIDLIAIVIRSRMRKRKRW, encoded by the coding sequence ATGAACTTGAAATGGCGTTATCTTAAGCAGAATCTCTTCCTGGGTGCGGCGACGCTTTGTGTTCTCGCAATCGTGCTTTCCCTTGGAGGCATCCTATACTACATTTTTTTAAACGGGTTTCAAGCCGTCAACTGGGAATTTCTGACCAGTCCGCCTCGGGATTCCATGACCAAAGGAGGCGTATTCCCGGCAATCTTAGGCACGCTTTACCTGACAGTGGGTGCTATACTTGTCGCCCTACCCCTCGGGATCGCCTCGGCGGTATACCTGACGGAATACGCCCGTCAAGGGAAAATGATCCGGATCATCCGCCTGGGGGTGAACTGCCTGGCCGGCATTCCCTCCGTTGTCTTCGGGCTTTTCGGCCTGGGGTTTTTGGTCGTTTTCCTCGAGATCGGCTCATGCATTCTGTCCGGAGCGCTGACGCTGGGAATCCTGATTCTTCCCACGATCATCGGGGCGTCCGAGGAAGCCCTGAAGGCCGTTCCCCAGACCTTCCGGGAAGCCTCCCTGGCCTTGGGGGTTTCAAAGTGGCGCACCATTTCCAGTATCGTCCTGCCCAACGCTATGCCGGGAATTCTGACCGGCTCCATTCTGGGCATCGGGCGGGCGGCAGGAGAAACGGCGCCGATCATGTTTACGGCAGCGGCCTTTTTTACGGCGAAGCTTCCCTCATCGATTTTCGACGAGGTCATGGCCTTGCCCTACCATATTTATGTCCTGGCCACGGCAGGAACAAGGATCGAAGAAACCCGTCCTCTTCAGTTTGGAACGGTCCTCGTGCTGGTTGCCCTTGTTCTGGGAATCGACCTGATTGCTATTGTCATACGAAGCCGGATGCGAAAAAGGAAGAGGTGGTAA
- the pstC gene encoding phosphate ABC transporter permease subunit PstC, with product MTRQGKEKLIKLFFLGIAAVSILILGLIVVFLFREGVPIFQEVSVSGFLFGKEWYPTYDPPEYGIWPLIVGSLVVTLLSSLIAVPLGVLSAIFIAEIAPVAIRDILKSAIELLAGLPSVVLGFFGMVVLAPWLQETFDLPTGLNIVNASLMLAIMAIPTISSISEDALYAVGKEFKEASYALGATRYETITRVIVPSALSGISAAVILGMARAIGETMVVLMVAGGAAALPESLFDPVRPMPASIAAEMGEAPFRSGHYHALFATGIVLFFLTLLFNLIADYISNRFKQVGSATL from the coding sequence ATGACGAGGCAGGGTAAAGAAAAACTCATCAAACTCTTCTTTCTCGGAATTGCCGCCGTTTCCATCCTGATTCTAGGGCTGATCGTGGTCTTTCTTTTCCGTGAAGGGGTGCCCATCTTTCAAGAAGTGTCTGTATCCGGGTTCCTCTTCGGGAAGGAATGGTATCCTACCTATGATCCTCCCGAATATGGGATCTGGCCGCTGATTGTCGGCTCGCTGGTGGTAACGCTCCTTTCCTCGTTGATTGCCGTTCCTCTCGGAGTACTCTCCGCAATTTTCATTGCGGAGATTGCCCCGGTAGCCATTCGGGATATTTTGAAATCCGCCATTGAGCTGCTGGCCGGATTGCCGTCCGTCGTACTCGGTTTTTTCGGAATGGTGGTTTTGGCGCCATGGCTGCAGGAAACCTTTGACCTTCCCACTGGATTGAACATCGTCAATGCCTCGTTGATGTTGGCCATCATGGCGATTCCCACCATTTCCAGCATTTCGGAAGACGCCCTTTATGCCGTGGGCAAGGAGTTCAAGGAAGCCTCCTACGCCTTGGGGGCGACCCGCTATGAAACGATTACCCGGGTGATTGTTCCCAGCGCCCTGTCCGGTATTTCGGCGGCCGTCATTCTGGGGATGGCACGGGCAATAGGGGAGACCATGGTCGTTTTGATGGTTGCAGGCGGAGCGGCGGCCCTGCCCGAAAGTCTTTTTGATCCGGTACGGCCCATGCCGGCAAGCATCGCCGCCGAAATGGGAGAGGCGCCATTCCGCAGCGGCCACTACCATGCCCTCTTTGCCACGGGAATCGTGTTGTTTTTTCTGACATTGCTTTTCAATTTGATTGCGGACTACATATCGAATCGCTTCAAACAGGTGGGATCGGCAACGCTTTAA
- a CDS encoding phosphate ABC transporter substrate-binding protein — translation MKKVSMWVLSCLMFLVWSLPAAAATTVVIKGSTTVLPIAQVALEAYMKSHPGVNISLSGGGSGEGIKALIDRSTDIANSSREIKDKEAASAKEKGVSVKEHVVAVDAIVPIVNPRNKVNGLTLDQLSQIYQGKITNWKEVGGENIPIVVVSRDSSSGTYESWGHLVLNGAKVTPKAQLQASSGAVVQTVSKNRYAIGYIGLGYLNRSVKGLTVNGIQASAQTVLAKTYPIARPLYMYTNGQPTGEVAGFINFVLSPAGQKLVEKEGFVPVQANAKKGVKKGKK, via the coding sequence GTGAAAAAGGTTAGTATGTGGGTTTTAAGTTGCCTGATGTTCCTGGTATGGAGCCTGCCGGCTGCCGCCGCGACGACCGTTGTGATCAAAGGGTCGACAACCGTTCTGCCGATTGCACAGGTCGCCCTGGAAGCGTATATGAAGAGTCATCCGGGAGTGAATATTTCCCTTTCCGGCGGCGGGTCCGGTGAAGGCATCAAGGCGTTGATCGACCGGTCCACGGACATCGCTAATTCATCCCGGGAGATCAAGGACAAGGAAGCCGCCAGTGCCAAAGAAAAAGGTGTATCGGTTAAGGAACATGTGGTGGCCGTCGACGCCATCGTTCCCATCGTGAATCCCCGGAACAAGGTCAACGGCTTGACTCTGGATCAGTTGAGCCAGATTTATCAGGGGAAGATCACGAACTGGAAAGAGGTCGGCGGCGAAAATATCCCCATCGTGGTGGTATCCCGCGACAGCAGTTCGGGAACATACGAGTCGTGGGGACATCTTGTTCTCAACGGAGCTAAGGTCACTCCGAAAGCCCAGCTTCAGGCATCCAGCGGGGCCGTAGTCCAGACGGTTTCCAAGAACCGTTACGCCATCGGGTACATCGGATTGGGTTACTTGAATCGTTCCGTTAAAGGTCTGACGGTCAACGGTATTCAAGCCTCTGCACAGACTGTTCTGGCAAAGACCTATCCCATCGCGCGGCCCCTTTACATGTATACAAACGGTCAGCCAACTGGGGAGGTTGCCGGCTTCATAAATTTCGTCCTGAGTCCTGCCGGTCAGAAACTGGTGGAGAAGGAGGGGTTTGTGCCGGTGCAGGCGAATGCTAAAAAGGGTGTAAAGAAGGGGAAGAAATAA
- a CDS encoding DUF445 domain-containing protein codes for MKAFKTSREFDEAARKTSLRKMKVLSTLLLVGMTILYGLSRSLEKHYPFFGLLRAFSEASMIGALADWFAVVALFKHPLNLPIPHTAIIKRNKDKLGDNLANFIQHNFLAREELENSLKDIDVMAWIGKVLFDPDTSGKIAENLAHHLLYFMEKFDDEELRKYTTDLLLKNLHQVNLLPIVGEILSLITREERHQLLLDEALIILTKAIENNKDAIRETSRGEYPRWFPHFLDDLIFNNMLARFQKILADIHDDAEHDLRKKFDDVTEDFIQTLKHSNAFAEEVDSMRKEVLSNPLIQKYFEDLWSRIKNRIMDNLKGKDPKVRDRIQAAVLSLGKNLLSDSSLREKLNLAIKASLIHYLEDYVDAVKIFISDTVKGWDAERTSRIIELYIGSDLQWIRINGTLIGGLAGLFIYILSSFFE; via the coding sequence ATGAAAGCTTTCAAGACCAGTCGAGAGTTCGACGAAGCGGCAAGGAAGACGTCCTTAAGAAAGATGAAAGTCCTGTCCACGCTTCTGCTTGTGGGCATGACTATTTTATACGGACTTTCCAGAAGTCTTGAAAAACATTATCCCTTCTTCGGACTGCTGCGCGCCTTCTCGGAAGCATCGATGATTGGCGCCCTGGCGGATTGGTTTGCCGTCGTAGCACTTTTCAAGCACCCCCTTAATCTTCCCATCCCCCATACGGCGATCATCAAACGCAACAAGGACAAATTAGGGGATAACTTGGCCAATTTTATTCAGCATAATTTCCTCGCCCGCGAGGAACTTGAAAATAGCCTGAAGGATATCGATGTGATGGCCTGGATCGGAAAGGTTCTTTTCGATCCCGATACCTCGGGAAAGATCGCTGAGAACCTTGCCCACCACCTTCTCTATTTTATGGAGAAATTCGATGATGAAGAACTAAGAAAGTATACCACGGATCTTCTGCTGAAGAATTTGCACCAGGTCAATCTTCTTCCCATCGTGGGAGAGATTCTATCCCTGATCACTCGAGAGGAAAGGCATCAGCTTCTCCTGGATGAGGCGCTTATTATTCTCACGAAGGCCATTGAGAATAATAAAGATGCCATCCGCGAGACGTCACGAGGCGAGTATCCACGCTGGTTCCCCCATTTCCTGGACGACCTGATCTTCAACAACATGCTGGCCAGGTTTCAAAAAATTCTCGCCGACATCCATGACGACGCTGAACATGATCTGCGGAAGAAATTTGATGACGTCACAGAGGATTTTATCCAAACGCTGAAACATTCCAACGCTTTTGCTGAAGAAGTTGATTCCATGAGGAAGGAAGTCCTTTCCAACCCCCTCATACAAAAATATTTTGAAGATCTTTGGTCCCGCATCAAGAACCGGATCATGGATAACCTCAAAGGAAAGGATCCGAAAGTACGGGACCGTATTCAAGCAGCCGTCCTTTCCCTCGGCAAAAACCTGCTTAGTGATTCTTCTCTTCGGGAAAAGTTGAATCTCGCCATCAAAGCTTCTCTGATTCATTACTTGGAAGATTATGTCGATGCAGTTAAAATCTTTATTTCCGACACGGTAAAAGGGTGGGATGCCGAGAGAACCAGCAGGATTATTGAGCTTTATATCGGCAGCGACCTGCAATGGATACGCATCAACGGCACGCTTATCGGCGGCCTGGCAGGCCTCTTCATATACATCCTTTCGTCATTTTTTGAATGA